The Triticum urartu cultivar G1812 chromosome 6, Tu2.1, whole genome shotgun sequence genome includes the window cgaataaaaatatagctctaagtaaaattaccgatagttagttgaagaaagaggggatgtgTTTCAGGGCATCAAGCTTAGTCGCTTGAGAGTCCTAGAATACTACCTTGGGGTGTCtcaagcatccccaagtttagacTCTTACCACTTGTTATTCctagagggcccgaacctgaggAGCCCCTTTGTGTGAACTCTCTTCTGGCACTTTTGGCCACGTTCGCCATCCTACCGAGGGCACTCTCAGTAGGCAGGTACTCCAACATCCTTTATATGAGTAATTATTTTCTCCGATTCTAAATAAGGGATGTGCATGGTGCTTCACCCTACCAAGACAAACCAAAAATCACCAATCATGCTAATGTCTACTCACTCATCTTATCTCCGGTTACAATAGGCCTTGGTTTAGGAGAAAAGTGAGAGAAAGTTATATGCCCTCTTTTGGGAGATAGAGGTTGTTTAGTTTTGGTTATAGCAAAACTGCTGTCAACTAAGGCCCTGTTTGATAGCAGAGTATTTTTTAAGTTTTTTGATAATACTATGGTTTTTAAGATTATCATAATTTTATTTACAATGAGCTGTTTTATTGCCTCTAAAAACTGTGGTTTAATTACTACAAACCAAACTATAGTTTTTTCTCTGCACAGAAAAAAGAACCTCGGACCTTTTTTTAAAAAACTGAGCAACCGAAGAGACGGGACCGGCGTCATTATCTTCTTTCCCGTTGTGCTCAACAACTCGGTTCTTGCTATCTTCAAAGGACGGATCCTTATttcctcctactcctactagttCTCATTATCCATGAGCTAATTACTCCGCCGTGGTTGCTGCTGCTAATCACCATTAGTCTAATCAATCCATATATTCTAGTACTCCACCACGGTGGTACTTCCATCCACTATTTTTCGTCTACTGCTGTTCGTTCTTGTTGCCGAACTCATTGCTATCTGCATGTGCCTCCGGTGAAGGAGACTTCATTGTGTTTTGTGGTGTAGCCAAACAGGCCCTCTGTATTGTGAGTACTCTGAAAAAACGTTGTTATATTAAAATCATGGTATTTTGTACCTACAGGTTAAATCTCTACTTAATAATAAATGAACTATTGCTTTTAACGGTACGTCACAAAAGTTGCCCTCAAAGTAGTCATAAATTACTCATTATGCCATCTATAAGTGAAGAAAAACGATTCGTTTTTATTTCAAAGTCGCACCCGGATTCATTGTTCTCATATACTAATACACTTACATAACATGAGCACCTGAGCAGCGCAATGCCTAGGACCTCCGCCCTCGAGGGCGACCAAAGGTTCCATACCTGGTTTTTACCCCCTTTTTTATCTCCTTTTTTCTCTCCATCTCCTACACGCGGTTACGGGTCGGCCCATTTGCAGGCCGTAGCACCCCCTgtttctatttatttatttatttgccTTTTACTTTCTCATTTCTGTTTTAGTTCTTCCTACTTTAAATTAATTTGGGATCTCGAACCAAATTTCAAAGTGAGTTTTAAAAAATATTGAGAAATCATAAACTGTTTGTGAATTCAAAAAACATTCGGAAAATTATAAAATGATCattatttcaaaaaaatgttcgcACATTATAATTTTTTTCACAATTTCAAATAAATGTTCATGAAATAGAGaatgttcatgatttttaaaAAAGATACAGTATTCAAAACACTTTTGGGAATATTAAAAAATGTCCAGGAAATTTTAGAATATGTTCACAAAAATTAAAACAGATCCATAAATAATGAACAAAACGGACCGTCGCTTACGTAGAGGTTTCATTAGGGGATCTGAAGAGGTCATCTTATGATTTTATTTAGTCCCTCGAATCGGGTAAAAAAGGTTTCCGTGTCTTGTACAACTTTGAGCCCACAAAAAATTGACACAACTTCCTATGGGTTAATTTTTGTAAGCTATATAAAATGACTAAATTTCTATTTTGCCTGCATACATAGCTACGTTTATTCTGGTACCACAATACTGATTATAATAAACATGGCTACGCTAGGTCAAGGCGAGACACATCATTCATCAGTCTAGTTCAGACAGGGTCCATCAATGCAGTTTGCTCAGCCAAAAAAATATTTCGTTATGTCGCGTTAGGAAATCAAGTCGTGATAAGACCATCGCATTTTTAGTTTCTGAAGTGACTTTTTAAAAGTCTCGTATCTCGTCATGACATGACTTAAACATAGTTTGTGAAATGACATTTTAAAAGTCCTTATCTCATTCTGGCATTTGATCCAGACTTTTTTTCTGCATCATCTAATaattttctcccgttgcaacacacgggcatatTTGCTAGTTACTCTAGTTTTTGATACTTTGTTTCTTTATAGTACTTTGCTAAGCACAAATCGGCTAAAAAACTGAAGCAGAAAGTTTAGTTTTGGCTAGTTCTACATGATAAAATCAATACGAGTAGTCCTCTGCAAAGGGAAAAAAACATGCACCTTCTGCATCTCCTTTGGGACAACCCCATTCTCCATCTCTCGGACTGCCCTTCTGCAGAACAATGTGGAATATTTTCTGACCCTTAATAAACAGAGGCATCTCTCATATTGATGAAATTTACAATCTCAACTTCCTCAAGCCCCCTTTTCCAATGGAAATCATCATTCTTGCAATCTGGAGGATCTGGAAAACTAGAAACGGTCTCATTTTTCAGAATGAAAAACCTTCTTTGGATGGTGTTGGAAGCACAGGGTAGAAGTAGATATTACCATGGTCCTCTGCGCAAATTACCTCTTTCCGAATGGCTTCAGCACTCCATAATGCTCCCTTTTTACCACAAGTATTTCCTTGTAGCTTCTTAGCTTTTTCCAGATGTGCATGAAACTTTTTTTTTACTTGATACAAAATTGCAGTAGCAAACTCTTTACTGTTTTGGGGTAAACAAAATTAGCAGAACCTTGCCACACCTTGTCTACTAAGTTGTCAAAAGCCACAAATAGCTCGGTGAAATTGGTGGCTGTAACCGTGGCAAGATTTGAGTCTACGGCATGTGAAGCGACCTAAGAAAGTGTGGCATGCCATAATTGTGGCAATGACACAAACAATAGCCATAGACAGTAGTCACACTTGTATGGCAAAGTTTAACCCTGAAAATGTGTTTAATGGCATGGTAGAGTAAGAGGCTGTGAAGTGCAGGAAGGTATGGCTGAAAAGACAGTAACAAGATGAGAGTACTCAAAACTTGTAGCGTCAACGTCAAATCATGTTTCCAGATCATTAGGGCATAAAAGATCTTCAATCAAGATGATATCTTGATTATGAGTCACGATAATAAAATGAAGATGGAAAATGACATCTAAAATTCATGGGAAATTTGGAGGTTTGCCACATGGAGTGATAGATATCTAAAATAGCCAAAAATTATCTAGTGCTGAACTCTAGGGTGCAGTCGCCATCAGATTTGTGTACAGCTGCGACTAATAGGATGCAAAAAATATAGAAAGAAGAAGGTTGGCCAAAGTATCCTTCTAATCTCGAGCTCAAATGCTCCTGCCATGAAAAATataatataaaataaaataaaagcaAAAAAATCTGATTTTCTTTTATGGCAAACTTTAAATGTTCGAAGTGCATGCAAATTCTCATCATGAAATCACATTGGAGCAAGTCGTGGTAAAAAAAAATCAGCGCTCAAAATGCGTTTGAAAGTAACATTTTCATAGTATCGATTTTGTTTTCTACCACGCCTTGCACCGATGTGATTTTGTGATGAATTTTCGCATGCACTCCAAACATTCTTTAAAGTTTGCCACAAAAAAtattcagaattttttgaatttttttctattttttcaaATTTACTGTTCACACGGGAGCATTTGAGCTCAAGCTTAAAAACTCCACATCTGTACATGTACCGATGTATATTACTAGCCTGCTATACAAAACTGAACATTCATAGTTCACATTTCGGCCTTATCAGGAAAGCTTAGCTGCATCAACGCTGCTCAATTCTGCAGCTTCATAGTTAAGTAGCTTGTGCAGCGGGAGGAAATATGGTGCTATTGATGCCAACACAATGCAAATTAATGCTGCAGCTCCCACCCACCAGGCAAAATGTGGGATCCCGAGCAAAAGTTCGTCGCAAACTGCACAACAATGGAAATCACACACATTGTATTAGACATGCTGTTTAGGTGCTTGCATCAAACTATCAATCTAATCTATACAAGGGCCAGGCAATGATGGCCAAGAGCAAAGAAATGCATAACCAGATCTAAATAATTTGACAAATTCAAAGAGAATGACTGGAACTATTTTCAGTGAAGCTCATGCTATGCAATTTTCTAAATTCCTTTTGTGAGATGAGGACGGTGAATGATTTATAATAGAAACCACTGAATATGCGCAAGCCACAGTTTACCAGACAGGTTTGGGCTTACTTATCGATGTCATCAGATGGTCTCAGAGTAAATAAGCTGCACATTTCTGCTTTGTGAATACGGAAACTTACTACTTATAGTTATTGTTGCTTATGTGTATAGAACCAATGTTCAAGAGCCAATTTTAGATATTTCCAACTGAGAATTGCTTCTGTCGGAATTCATAATGTATAAACCCAAGATCTCTACCAGGGCCAACTTCTCAAGACCACTCTCGAATTTTTATCCATTAAAGCCAGTGACCTATGAATGTCTATATCATTTGGTTACTTTTGGTGGCTTGACTGAGATCCAGTGACTTCACCACGTTGCAACTTTAGGCTCTTCATTTCCATCCAAAACAGATCCAACGGTCCATATCACACAAAGGCAAAAGCCCTCAGCACTTCGCAGTTTTGGACGAGGGCGGACTGAAGAAAACACTTCGCCGGAATCTGCTTCGCTCTCCCGCGCCGCGCCGGCGTGTCGTACAGGGAGACGGCGCTGCTCCGCCGCATCGGAGAGGAAGGGGAACCGCACCACACTGCAGCATCACGGAGAGAGAGCAAGGGATCCGCGCCGGCCACCGCATCGGAGAGGAACAGGAGCCGCGCGGCCGCGCCGGCCGCCGCACCAAAGAGGAAAAGGAGCCACGCGGCCGCACCGTCGCTGGAGGAGAGGGAGGGGCGGGCTGCCGCCGGAGGAGTACGAGGGCCAcgcgtgccgccgccgccgctgccgtcgGGCGGGACCTCTGCCATTCCGCATCCAGTTGAGGTCGCACCGTCGCTGGAGGAGAGCAGGGGCGGCCGCCGCCGGAGGAGAGGAGTAGGGACACGCCGCCACTACAAGATCGTTCCGCCAAGGGGAAGTCCATCGCTGCCGCCATTGAAGGAGAAGTCCATCAGCGTCACGCCCGCGAGGTAATTTTACATGTCCCTGCTGGCCAGTTCAGTACATGTATGTAGCTCATGAGGTTTGGCATGGCCAATTGGCCGGGCGTACAAGTTCAGTACATGTACAGGTCCATATACTAGTACCAATCAGGTTCAGTACATAAGCAAACTGATTACTGATCAGGCTCATGTACAGATTCAGTACATGTAGTCATATCTAAGTAAAACTGATTACTGTTAGTCATATTTTAATTAACTTTACTAAACTGAAACTGATTTATTTTAGTGATATGTAAGTAAAACTACATCTCCAGCATACTAACTGAACTCTAGCATACTAATATTGTCACTAACTGAACTTTTTTCAGGTGTGAGTAACTGAAATCAGCACGAGTGCTCTGCTCTGAAAATCGAGAATTCTGTTGTGCCTCACAATTTTCAGTGTTGTGGGATGACAGAAATTGGTAAGGGAATACCTCAAGTTGGTATGAGGTTCAGAAGTGTAGATGAGGCTTGGGCATTTTGGGATGCATATGGGGGTCACACCGGCTTTGATGTGAGAGACATACACAAATAAAAGTAGACTTGATGGTAAGGTTGGTTCATGCAGATTTGTTTGTTCCAACGAGGGTCGTCAAAGAAAAGGGTAAACTGATCGTGCACCAAAGCGTTTTAGAGCTGAAACAAGAACTGACTGCCAAGCTCATATGTGTTTTCAATTGGATCGAGAGGCCGGAAATTATGAAGTAACCGAGGTTGTGCTTGAACACAACCACTTGCTGCAATTGCCACAAACTCGCCACTTGATGATATCCCAAAGAAAGATTTCAGAAAGACAAGCTTTTGAAATTGAAACCGCTGATGATTCCGGCATTATGCCACAAGCTGCACATGAGTTTGCTTCTCGTCAAGTTGGTGGACCGATTAACCTTGGATATACTTGCCGTGACCAAAAAAATCATTTGCGAACCAAGCGGCATTGAAGAACCATTTGAAATCTGATTTCCATATTGTTTGATTCTTGATGCATTTTGAGAGAACAGTTGAAGTAAAAAGAAGAAAGGAATTGGAATCGGAATATGAGGCAAGAAAAAAGTTGCCAAGAATAAAAATGAGCACACGGATGTTGGTGCAAGCAAGCAAAGTGTACACTCCGACTATTCTTGAAGCTTTCCAAAGTGAATATGAAAGATCCATGGCTGCTTGCACTAGAGTGTTGGATGAAAATAACAAATTCGCTGTTACTATTGAGAGGTTGCAtggtgatttgacttatgaggaggaggaggagcgcatAGTGGTTGGTGATCCTTTGAACCAAAGAGTTTCATGTAGTTGTCAAATGTTCCATAGAGCGGGAATATTGTGTGGACATAGTTTGAAAGTTCTTGATTTGATGAATGTAAAGACATTGCCACCACACTATGTCCTAAAGAGATGGACTAGAGAAGCACGAAATGGAAGTATACATGATAGGCAAGGAAGGAAAGTGGTAGAAAATCCAAAATTGGAAGCTCAACTTTGGTACAAAGACATGTCTCATAAATTTCATGATATGGCATATAAAATAGCCAACTCTCCCGAATGTCGTTTGCTGCTAGCGAATGCATTGTGTTTGGCCACAACTAGAGGATAAACTCAATGCATCAGCTACGAGTGCTACAAATGCATGTTCCAATGACCAAGAAAATGTTGATCCAAATGTGCAGCAAGCCAATGAGTTGCTTAGTTCAGCACGACTGAAGAAAAAGGAGGTTCCATCTAAAAATTTAAGAAGGAAGCTAACTTGGTTTGAGAAGTTACGCAAGGGGCGAAAGCCAACTAAATCAGCGGCAACAACAAAAAAAGGAGCAAAGGTAAGCTGCAGTATGTATCTATAATGAGTTGTTATTCATTGCTAAACTAACAAAATGATTTCTCATTTACATTGGCAGCAGCaacaacaaaagaaaaaagataGCCAGCAACCTCAAGTGCAAGTGGAGAACGATGGCACAAACAAAGGAGGGAGTCCCATGGGAGAAAGTGAGAAGCGTCAAGAATATGATGCAATCGGCAGCTTTACCGAGCTCTTGACAACTTCACGAGTTGACGATCATATCTTTATGATGATCTGATCTAGTATCTTCAAAGTGGTTAGGTAGTATTTTGGACAGGACTAACTACAATATTTTGGGGTTTAACCATAGTCTCTTTTGGCCTAAGTGTACAAGTGAAATGGCCTGCTTTTGTGTACTTGAATGACTACTCGACATTGGCATTTTTTGCTGTAGCATTTGGATGTTCTATGATGCAGCCTTTCAATGTCAAATGCTACTATATAATCTGTTTCATGAGTATTGTCAGTAAAAATATGTATGTGCATGTATGATCTATTTATTTCAGCTAAGTGGAAGGTACAGCCAAATGATAACCTCGCTTCCTGTATGTTGAAACAGCTATAGACATGCAGTTTATATATTCAGAAATGAAGATTAGATAGTTGGCATGTAATCTGTTTTAACTGAATCCTACCAGCAGTGTTCTGTCGCTGTTGGGCTGCAAAACTGGCCAAGTGAACTTTTTGCCTTTGTGTGATATGGACCATTGGATCTGTTTTGGATGGAGATGAAGAGCCTAAAGTTGCAACATGACTTCACCAAGTGAAGTCACTGGATCTCAGTCCTATGTCTATATCATTTAAATTTTCAGGCTGCAGATCATCTCCTTCACCCATACACATTAGTATTACAGGTTAACTAGTAGTATACATTAGTATGTCAGGCTATCCTTCACAAGAATTCTCTGCTCGGAGTGATTATAACAAATGATAATTTGGCGAAACACACTTGGAAGGGAGGCAGCATATTGCTTTTGTAAAAAAGAACTGATGCCACATCTATTCTTCACATGCCCCTTTGCTCAATTAGTGTGGTGAGAGATTTTTGTGGCTTTGAACCTTGTGCCGCATAGAAGTATTTCTAATATGTTCGGGAATTGACTTTTGGGTATTGATAGACCGCTTAAGACGCAAGTTCTTGTGGGAGTGTGTGCTCATTGTTAGTGGATATGGACGAGTTTTGCTAAGCACAGGGTTTATTTCCCCAATATGGATGGCGGCTTAGCAGTAGACTTTTGATGCATGAGTTGTAGCATGGGTGTATTGCTTCAGTCTTTATGATGAGATAATTTTGTATTAAACCCAACCAATAAATAAAGAGACAGTGTGCATTGCTCGATGCCGAGGCCAGGGGTGCAACCTCCTATTCGAAGAAGAAAAGGTACAAAATCGGTAAATTATTTTGTTGTGTGAAAGGTGTTATCCAAATTTCAAGCACTTATTAAGCCTGTTAGGATTGACCTTTTCTTCCTAGTTAAACCGGGTAACAAACATTGAGCAATGAGTAGGGTCAGCCAAGATTTCAAATAAATGATGTTGCTGAAAACTAAGATTCATTCTATGGGATTGCACAAAAATGACCAAACTACATACCAGACCAATCTAATGGTAAGTTTGCTCAGCATGGTCAGTACAGTTACTAAAATTTCTGTCCTAGTTAGACTAATTGGATATGAATGAATATCAGCGGAAACAGGAAACATATATAAACACTACCGTTAGCATACCAATGACTATTCAGTTCTGAATATCACTAGGGAAAATGAACTGTAATGAAACAACACTAGCATACCAATGTTGAACAGGGCAAGCTCTCGCTCTGGCACATTTGGCTTTGCAACCACACCCTCAGGCTCCACCATGACAAGAACATAAACCTAAATTCTCGGTCACAAACAGACATTGTAAAATCATCATCGCAGCCTAACAACAGATCTGGTTAAAGAGTTGCTGAATACCAACCGGCCTGGTCCTCTCAGCCTTGAAAATTATCTTCTCCGTGTTGAGCAACCTCCTGTTCTTACTCCCCAAATCCTCAACGGCATTAGGACCGTTCACGAGGCGAATCGAGAAGCTGGACGGTATCTATAAACACAAGCAGAGCCTTCAGCAGCCAGAAGCTGCAATTGACTGGTGAAAAAGGTTTCTTATCTTCTTCTTTTTCAGTCGATGGGAAGGGCAGGATCGTACGGAGGTCGGGTAGGAGATCTTGATTTCGTACCACGCGGGCGGCCGTAGCTCGGCGAGCCTGTAGAGCCTCCGGCCGTAGCGAAGCGGGATGGTCTCGCCCACCAGCTCATCGCCGACGCTAAGGGCCCTGGCCTCCTCCAGGCTGCTGCGGGGGTACAGACGGGGGAGGTGTTGGCGCACAGTACAAGGAAGAGCCGCGGATGGAGGCAACGAAAGAAGCGCACCTGCGCGCGGAGGAGAGCAGGAAGAGGATGGTCAGGAGGAAGCACAGGCAGCGGCATAGCGATGAGAGTGAAGGCGGCGGAGATGGCATTCGCACGGCGGGGCACTCTTCGGCGACGGCGAGATGTCTTCTGTTTGGTTCGTAGGATTATTGAATAAATTCTTCTACTCCGTCTGTGCCATAATAGCATTTTTGACACAGGGAGTACATACGTAGTATGACATCTCTATTCCTAATCTCTATTTTTAATTAGTTGATTGACTGTTCGTGTGTTGTCACGGACCAACAATTATTTTTTCTCTCTATTCTAACAAACATCATGCTCCTTTTCATTGAACTTGGCTTCATTGAACTTGACGTCCATCACATTCTCTTTTCATACATCATTTAGCATCTTAATCATTGCCCCTTACTTCCCATACATCATTTATCCTCTTAATTGTTCTTCTTGACTCTACATGTAACTTCTATGTCATCATCTTGTTGTCTCACTCTTACTATGTACGCCGTCTAAAGTAAAACACCATAAAAGATATTAGATATAAGGCACCCCATTGTACTAAAAATAGTAAGAAAAAGGGGCATATGGACATGAAATGACGTGCGCGCCATTCCAATGTCGGCGCCAGTGAAATGCAGCATCCGCTTTGGGCCTGCGTCATTGCGAAGCGTCCGCTCTACAGTGGCATGAATGCAGGACATTTGGCGTCCGTCGGGAACGCACACGGGCAAGTGAAGAGGGTTTGGGTGAGTCAGGGTAGTCAAGAGCAGGGCATGGTAGCGGTCCGTACGCTCGCAAAGGCCCCCCTCCCACTTTGTCTCCGTTTGTGGGGAAAAGCGTGTCTAGACTGGCCTGCGGACCGATACAGGACCGCGTCCGATGGAAGAACACATCCGGAGGGTTGCTGGCGGTTTGAAGGTCGGTGTTAGAGATACCCTAAGGCTTTTGTTGCATCATTGTCATCAC containing:
- the LOC125513609 gene encoding uncharacterized protein LOC125513609 isoform X2, producing the protein MPSPPPSLSSLCRCLCFLLTILFLLSSARSLEEARALSVGDELVGETIPLRYGRRLYRLAELRPPAWYEIKISYPTSIPSSFSIRLVNGPNAVEDLGSKNRRLLNTEKIIFKAERTRPVYVLVMVEPEGVVAKPNVPERELALFNIVCDELLLGIPHFAWWVGAAALICIVLASIAPYFLPLHKLLNYEAAELSSVDAAKLS
- the LOC125513609 gene encoding uncharacterized protein LOC125513609 isoform X1; amino-acid sequence: MPSPPPSLSSLCRCLCFLLTILFLLSSARSSLEEARALSVGDELVGETIPLRYGRRLYRLAELRPPAWYEIKISYPTSIPSSFSIRLVNGPNAVEDLGSKNRRLLNTEKIIFKAERTRPVYVLVMVEPEGVVAKPNVPERELALFNIVCDELLLGIPHFAWWVGAAALICIVLASIAPYFLPLHKLLNYEAAELSSVDAAKLS